One Ciconia boyciana chromosome 9, ASM3463844v1, whole genome shotgun sequence genomic window carries:
- the TLX3 gene encoding T-cell leukemia homeobox protein 3 has product MDPPAGAQGQHQHQHEPISFGIDQILNSPEQESGPPPPPRGPDGATFLGGPGGRGGAPYPALPAPFPAIAAPFEDSGSYSVNLSLAPAGVIRVPAHRPIPGAVPPPISSAIPAMPAVPSLGSLNFPWMESSRRFVKDRFTAAAALTPFTVTRRIGHPYQNRTPPKRKKPRTSFSRVQICELEKRFHRQKYLASAERAALAKSLKMTDAQVKTWFQNRRTKWRRQTAEEREAERQQASRLMLQLQHDAFQKSLNESIQPDPLCLHNSSLFALQNLQPWEEESAKIPPVTSLV; this is encoded by the exons atggatcCGCCGGCGGGCGCGCAGggccagcaccagcaccagcacgaGCCCATCAGCTTCGGCATCGACCAGATCCTCAACAGCCCCGAGCAGGAGAGCggtcccccgccgcccccccggggccccgACGGCGCGACCTTCctgggcggccccggcggccgcggcggcgcgCCCTACCCGGCCCTGCCGGCCCCCTTCCCGGCCATCGCCGCGCCCTTCGAGGACTCTGGATCTTACAGTGTGAACCTCAGCCTGGCCCCGGCCGGCGTGATCCGGGTGCCGGCGCACAGGCCCATCCCCGGGGCCGTGCCGCCGCCCATCTCCAGCGCCATCCCGGCCATGCCCGCCGTGCCCAGCCTGGGCAGCCTCAACTTCCCCtggatggagagcagcaggcGCTTCGTCAAGGACAGGTTCACAG cggcggcggcgctgacGCCTTTCACGGTGACACGGCGGATCGGGCACCCCTACCAGAACCGGACCCCGCCGAAGCGCAAGAAGCCGCGGACGTCCTTCTCCCGAGTGCAGATCTGCGAGCTGGAGAAGCGCTTCCACCGGCAGAAGTACCTGGCCTCGGCCGAGCGCGCTGCCCTCGCCAAGTCCCTCAAGATGACGGACGCCCAGGTGAAGACCTGGTTCCAGAACCGGCGCACCAAGTGGCG GCGGCAGACGGCGGAGGAGCGGGAGGCCGAGCGGCAGCAGGCGAGCCGGctgatgctgcagctgcagcacgACGCCTTCCAGAAGTCGCTGAACGAGTCGATCCAGCCCGACCCGCTGTGCCTGCACAACTCGTCGCTGTTCGCGCTGCAGAACttgcagccctgggaggaggagagcgcCAAGATCCCGCCGGTCACCTCCCTCGTCTGA